CTGACGGAGGCGCGCTCCCTCCTCGTGGCGGATCCGATCGGCGCATTCGAAGGGCCGCTCGCCCGTGCACGCCGGCAGGGCGCGGACACGTCGGAGTTGCTGGCCGTGCTCGCTCGTGGCCGCTCGCGGGTGCTGCCCCTGGCGGAGCGTGCGGGTGAGGCACTCGTGGCCTCCGGACTGTCCCGTCAGTGGCTCGACGAGGCGATCGACACCCTGCACCGTCAGGCGGACGAGGTGGCGCGAGCGTTGGTGACACGCCCGGCCGGCGAAGACGTGAAGGGCCTCGCCGAGTCGCTCGTGCGGCTGGAGCAGCGCGCGGCCGAGGCGGGGCGGCTCGTGGAGGGGTGCGGACGCGCGCGCGCCGGGCTGACGCAGGTGGCGGGGGAGATCGAAAGGGCACGGGCCGGGCTGGGTCAGGCCCTGGGTCTGGCGCCCGCGTTGATGATGCGGGAGGAGGGGAGGGATCCTTCCGAGCGCATCATCTCGGGTGAGCGGTCGCTCGCGCAGGGCCGCGAGGCGCTGGGCCGCGGCGAGCTGGAGGCGGCGCGGACCGGGGTCGAGGCCGCCCTGGCGGGAGTGTCCCAGGCGGCGCAACTGGTGGCCCGCAGCCGCGAGGTGCACGTCCGCTTCGAGGGGTGGTGCGAGCAACTCCGTGCCGAGGCGCGGCGGCTCGCGGGGCTCGTGGCCGAGCGGCAGGCTCCCCTGACGGAGGCGCTGCGCCGCTACCTGCCCTCGGCGCTGAGCCTGCGCGCGGATGAGCCGGTGCGTCCGAACGCGAATGGCACCGTCCAGGACAACCTGCGCGAGGTCGCCTCGCACTCGCAGCGGGCCGCGGAGCTGCTCCAGTCGGCGAGCAAGCTGTTCTCCCAGGGACGGCTGCTCGCCTCGGCCGATCGGCTCGCCCAGGTGAGGGAGCAGCAGGTGCTCGCCGCGCACCGGCTCGACGAGCTCACGGAGAAGGTGCGGCGGCTCCAGGAGGCCGAGGACGGGAACCCGCGGCTGCTCTCGGCGGCCGAGGCGCTCGCCGCCGCGTGTGCCGTCGAGGTGGCCGATGTTCGCGTCACGGCGTCCACCCAGGGTTCGCTCGCGATGGCGCGGGGGCTGGTGGAGGCGGCCCGTGCCAGGGTGGGCGTCCTGCCCGGAGATCCGCTCGAGACGGCCGAGCGGCTCTCGGAGGCGGGTCTGGCGCTCGCCAACGTCCAGCGGAGCGTGGCGGAGGATTGCTCCCTGCACGCTCGCGCCGGGGAGACTCTGCGCGACGCCCGATCGGCGCTCGAGGGCACCCAGGAGTGGGTGCGGCGCGCCGCGACGGATGGCATCACCGACAGCCGGGAGACCACGCGCGCCGTGAAGGCGATCGGCGCCCTGTGGGGGACGCTCCAAAGGCTGGACGAGACGTTCGGCAAGCCCCACGGCGACTGGCTCGCACTCGAGGCCGAGGGCGAGCGGCTCGAGCTCCAGGTGGCCCGTGAGGGCGCCGCCCTGCGCAACGAGCTGGAGGCCGCGGAGCGCGCGGTGCGCGCCATCCAGGAGGCGGCGGACCCGATCAAGCGCGCCAAGGACTGGCGCGAGTCCTACGGCGTCACCATCCGGGGGAATCCCGGCTCCCGGCGGCTCACCGAGGCCCGCTCGGCCCTGCATCAGGGCCACTACGCGTCCGCCCAGGAGGCCGCCGAGAACGCCTCGCAGCTCGCGCTCACGGCCATCGCGCTGGCCGAGCAACAGGTGGCCCAGTACCTCGAGGAGGAGCGGCAGCGCGAGGAAGAGCGGGAGCGCGAGAGGGAACGGGAGCGCGAGAGGGAACGGGAGCGGCAGCGCGAACGCGACCGGAGTTCGAGCAGCTCGGACAGTTCGAGCTTCTCCTCCTTCAGCAGCTCCAGCTCCAGCGACTCGGGCTTCTCCAGCTCGTCCTGGAGCAGCAGCGACAGCTCCTCCAGCGGTGGCTCCAACGACTCGGGCTTTGGCAGCTCGAGCTGGTGAGCCCGGCTTTACCTTTTCGTGACGGAGAGCGGGTTTCCCGCCCCCCTACAAGCCCCCTCGACGCCTGCCTGCCTGCCGCATCCTGTGCTTGACATATCCCCCCCTCGGGCGTTAGTTAGTTTGCGGTCACTAACTTATCTCGGGCCGAGGAACTGACCCTCCCAGAAGGGGGGCAGGGGCGCACGGGAGCACAGGTATGCAGAAGCTTCTTCGGAATGGCAGGACGGGCAAGGCCACGACGTTCAAGGTGCTGGTTGCCGGCGGGCTGGTGCTGACGCTCGGGGCTGGCTGTGGCTCGCGGGTGGACGCCGCGCAGAAGCCGGGGGCGCAGGCCTCGGGCTCGGCGCTGGAGACCGCGGTGAAGGCGGACACGGTGGAGGTGGGCGAGGCGAAGGTTCCGCGCTTCCTCACGCTCACCGGCTCGCTGTCGGCCTACGAGGACTCGGACGTGGCGGCTGGCGCCATGGGCAAGGTCATGTCCGTGCACGTCGAGCGCGGCTCGGTGGTGCGCAAGGGCGACGTGCTGGTGAAGCTCGACTCGCGCTCTGCCTCGGCGAGCCTCGAGGAGGCCCGTGCCCAGCTGGCCCTGGCCAAGTCCCAGCAGGCCCTGGCCGACGCCGAGTGCGAGCGCAACCAGAAGCTCTTCGAGGGTGGCACCGTCTCCACCGCCGAGCATGACCGCGCCCAGGCCCAGTGCCGCAACGCGGCGGCCCAGGCCGCGGCCACCACCGCGCGCATGACCCTGCTGGAGATCAACGCCACCGACGCCACCATCCGCGCCCCGTTCGACGGCGTGGTGTCCGAGCGCGCGGTGTCCGTGGGCGAGTACGTCCGCCAGGACTCCAAGGTGGTGACGCTGGTGGCGCTGGATCCGCTGCGGCTGGAGCTCACCGTGCCGGAGTCCTCGGCCGCCTTCATCCGCAAGGATCAGGAGGTGGAGTTCACCCTCACGGCGGCGCCCAACCTGGTGCACAAGACGAAGGTGTCCTTCGTGGGCGCGGGCCTGCGCCGCGGCACGCGTGACCTGGTGGTGGAGGCGCTGGTGCCCAACAAGGATCGCACGCTGCTGCCGGGCCAGTTCGCCACGGCGAAGGTGCAGCTGGGCGAGCAGCAGCTCCCGATCGTGCCGCGCACGGCGGTGCTGGAGGACGGCGCGCGCCGCAAGCTCTTCGTGGTGAGCGACGGGCGGCTGGAGGAGCGGGTCGTCCAGGTGAGCGAGTCCGCCGCGGACTCGCTGGGTGTGATGGCCGGCGTTCGCGTGGGCGAGCGCGTGGTGGCGGTGGCGCGGGAAGATCTGCGCGACGGCCAGAAGCTTCAGTAGTCGAGGGCACCGCACATGCAATGGCTCGCGAGTATCTGTGTCCGTAAGCCCGTCTTCGCGTCGGTGCTCATCCTGCTCATCTGCGTGGTCGGCGGCGCCGGCTACGTGAAGCTCAACGTCGATCGCTTCCCGAAGGTGGACTTCCCCGTCGTGGTGGTGAACACGGTCATGCGGGGCGCCGCTCCCGAGGAGATGGAGACCGACATCACCGAGAAGGTGGAGGAGGCGGTCAACACCATCTCGGGTATCGACGAGATGAACTCGACGACCTCCGAGGGCGTGAGCACGGTGGTCATCACGTTCGTGCTGGAGAAGAACGTGGATGTGGCCGTGCAGGAGGTGCGCGACCGCATCAACCAGATCACCTACAACCTGCCGCGCGACGCGGAGACGCCGCTGGTGCAGAAGTTCGATCCGGACTCCGTGCCGGTCATCATCCTGTCCGTGCAGGCGGAAAAGCCCGTGCGCGAGCTCACCGAGTACGCGGATCGCGTGCTGCGCCGCCGGCTGGAGACGGTGCAGGGCGTGGGCCAGGTGAACATCATCGGTGGCCGCAAGCGCCAGGTGAACGTGTGGCTGGATCCGGTGAGGATGCGTGCGGCGGGCGTGAGCGCGGGACAGCTGCAGGGCGCGCTGGCCTCGCAGAACATGTCGATGCCGGGTGGCAGCATCGAGACGGGCCCGCAGCGCTTCACCCTGCGTCTGCGCGGGCGTGTCACGAGCGTGGAGGAGCTGGGCAACCTCGTGCTGCGCGAGAGCAATGGCCACATCCTGCGCGTGAAGGACGTGGCCCGGGTGGAGGATGGTGAGGAGGAGCCGGAGACGGCCGCCATGCGTGACGGCAAGTCCGCGGTGCTGCTGTCCATCCGCAAGCAGTCCGGTGAGAACACCGTGTCGCTGGTGGCGGAGGTGCGCCGGCGCGTGACGGAGCTGAGCACGTCGCTGCCGCCGGGCTACTCGCTGGAAGTGGTGCGCGACAACTCGGAGACGACCCTCACCGCCGTCCACGCGGTGCAGGAGCACCTGCTGCTGGGTGGTCTGTTCGCCGCGCTGGTGGTGCTGCTGTTCCTCGGAAGCTGGCGCAGCACCATCATCGCCGCGCTCGCCATCCCCACGTCCATCATCGGCACCTTCGCGGTGATGAAGTACCTGGACCTCAACCTCAACAGCATCAGTCTGCTGGCGCTCGCGCTGGCGGTGGGTATCGTCATCGACGACGCCATCGTGGTGCTGGAGAACATCCACCGCTTCATCCACGAGAAGAAGCTCAAGCCCTTCCCGGCCGCCATCCTGGCCACCAAGGAGATCGGCCTCGCGGTGCTCGCCACCACGCTGTCGCTGCTCGCGGTGTTCCTCCCGGTGGCCTTCATGGGCGGCATGCCCGGACGCTTCCTGAGCAGCTTCGGCCTGACGATGGGTGCCTCCATCGCCGTGTCGCTGCTGGTGTCCTTCACGCTCACGCCCATGCTGTGCGCGCGGTGGCTGAGCCCGGCCCCCGCGGAGGGGAGCCATCACCGCAAGCCCCTGCTGGAGCGTGCCACCGACGTCATCTACCTGCCCCTGGAGCGGGCCTATGAGCGCGCCCTGCGCTGGGTGATGGCGCACCGCTGGGTGGCCGTCGTGGCCTCCGTGGTGACGCTCGGCTCGTGCGGCCCCCTCATGGGCAAGGTCCCCAAGGGCTTCCTCCCCAAGAGCGACGAGGCCCAGTTCCAGGTCAGCGTCCGCATGCCGGAAGGCACCAGCCTGGACTCCACCCTCCTGGTGACCGAGCGGGTCGCCCGCGAGATGCGCGTGAAGATCCCCGAGGTGACCTCCACGCTCGTCACCATCGGCGAGGGCGCGGACAAGACGCCCAACGTGGCTGGCATCTTCGTGAAGATCGTCAACCCGGATCAGCGCGCGGCCACCCAGGACGAGATCATGGACAAGGTGCGCCATGAGATCACCTCCAAGATGCCCAAGGAGTACCGGGTGAGCGTGTCCAACG
The sequence above is drawn from the Archangium gephyra genome and encodes:
- a CDS encoding efflux RND transporter permease subunit, with the protein product MQWLASICVRKPVFASVLILLICVVGGAGYVKLNVDRFPKVDFPVVVVNTVMRGAAPEEMETDITEKVEEAVNTISGIDEMNSTTSEGVSTVVITFVLEKNVDVAVQEVRDRINQITYNLPRDAETPLVQKFDPDSVPVIILSVQAEKPVRELTEYADRVLRRRLETVQGVGQVNIIGGRKRQVNVWLDPVRMRAAGVSAGQLQGALASQNMSMPGGSIETGPQRFTLRLRGRVTSVEELGNLVLRESNGHILRVKDVARVEDGEEEPETAAMRDGKSAVLLSIRKQSGENTVSLVAEVRRRVTELSTSLPPGYSLEVVRDNSETTLTAVHAVQEHLLLGGLFAALVVLLFLGSWRSTIIAALAIPTSIIGTFAVMKYLDLNLNSISLLALALAVGIVIDDAIVVLENIHRFIHEKKLKPFPAAILATKEIGLAVLATTLSLLAVFLPVAFMGGMPGRFLSSFGLTMGASIAVSLLVSFTLTPMLCARWLSPAPAEGSHHRKPLLERATDVIYLPLERAYERALRWVMAHRWVAVVASVVTLGSCGPLMGKVPKGFLPKSDEAQFQVSVRMPEGTSLDSTLLVTERVAREMRVKIPEVTSTLVTIGEGADKTPNVAGIFVKIVNPDQRAATQDEIMDKVRHEITSKMPKEYRVSVSNAPLFGGAGSQAAVQYVVTGPEFDELGKQASMLLGKLKEIPGVVDADSNLIIGKPEVSAYIDRSRAADLGVQVPDVASTLQMVVGGLDVSTYVENGNLYDVRLRAEPSARASIEDIGQLTVPSARLGSVPLSDVVNLQREEGPSQISRMNRQRQIMLTANTAPGVSTGQIVERFDKVIAESKLPAGYAARPAGQSREIGRTVGNFALAFGLAFIFMYLILAAQFESWIHPITILLSLPLTVPFALISLLVFKQALDMYSMLGLLVLFGVVKKNSILQIDHTNQLRREGQPRLEAIVHGSKDRLRPILMTTLSFVAGMIPLLLSKGVGASFNQATAGVVVGGQTLSLVLTLLVTPVAYSLFDDASAWFGRKFASKRSPEETGEAEVARAYGGDTLAELRPAHDSEAA
- a CDS encoding efflux RND transporter periplasmic adaptor subunit, with the protein product MQKLLRNGRTGKATTFKVLVAGGLVLTLGAGCGSRVDAAQKPGAQASGSALETAVKADTVEVGEAKVPRFLTLTGSLSAYEDSDVAAGAMGKVMSVHVERGSVVRKGDVLVKLDSRSASASLEEARAQLALAKSQQALADAECERNQKLFEGGTVSTAEHDRAQAQCRNAAAQAAATTARMTLLEINATDATIRAPFDGVVSERAVSVGEYVRQDSKVVTLVALDPLRLELTVPESSAAFIRKDQEVEFTLTAAPNLVHKTKVSFVGAGLRRGTRDLVVEALVPNKDRTLLPGQFATAKVQLGEQQLPIVPRTAVLEDGARRKLFVVSDGRLEERVVQVSESAADSLGVMAGVRVGERVVAVAREDLRDGQKLQ